One window of Carassius auratus strain Wakin chromosome 17, ASM336829v1, whole genome shotgun sequence genomic DNA carries:
- the LOC113117677 gene encoding serine palmitoyltransferase small subunit A-like has protein sequence MALADAWKQLSWFYYQYVLVTALYMLEPWERTIFNSLLITVAAMAVYTGYVFMPQHIMAILHYFEVVQ, from the exons ATGGCGTTAGCAGATGCCTGGAAACAACTATCTTGGTTTTATTACCAATATGTGCTCGTTACAGCTCTGTATATGTTGGAGCCTTGGGAGAGAACTATCTTCA ATTCCCTCCTGATCACGGTGGCAGCGATGGCCGTCTACACCGGTTATGTGTTCATGCCTCAGCACATAATGGCCATATTACACTATTTTGAAGTGGTCCAGTGA
- the LOC113117678 gene encoding egl nine homolog 3-like isoform X2: MQGARDKMPFLQHALDSQLESLALEQVVPALLDRGFFYIDHFLGDIAGQMVLGQVKRMHACGLLNDGQLARRSNGVCRRNIRGDKITWVNGTERGTEAVNFLLTLIDKLISLCGGQVGKNIRARSKAMVACYPGNGAGYVKHVDNPNADGRCVTCIYYLNKNWNAKEHGGMLRIFPEGKPYVADIEPLFDRLLLFWSDRRNPHEVQPSYATRYAITVWYFDSEERAEAKRKFRDLTVNSQKGSSS; this comes from the exons ATGCAAGGCGCTCGAGACAAAATGCCATTTCTTCAGCACGCACTGGACTCGCAGCTGGAGAGTTTGGCTTTGGAGCAAGTGGTTCCTGCTCTGTTGGACCGAGGCTTCTTTTACATTGACCACTTTCTGGGGGACATCGCGGGGCAGATGGTTCTGGGTCAGGTCAAGCGCATGCATGCCTGTGGGCTTCTCAACGACGGCCAGCTGGCCAGAAGAAGCAATGGAGTTTGCAGGAGAAACATCAGAGGAGATAAAATAACATGGGTTAACGGGACCGAGAGAGGCACGGAGGCTGTCAATTTCTTATTAACACTCATAGACAAACTCATTTCTCTGTGTGGGGGTCAAGTGGGCAAAAATATTCGCGCACGGTCAAAG GCGATGGTGGCGTGTTATCCAGGAAATGGAGCAGGATATGTGAAACATGTAGATAACCCTAATGCAGACGGTCGCTGCGTCACCTGTATTTACTATCTGAATAAAAACTGGAATGCAAAG GAGCATGGTGGAATGCTAAGGATCTTTCCTGAAGGAAAACCTTATGTAGCCGACATTGAGCCTTTGTTTGATCGACTTCTGCTTTTCTGGTCAGATCGTAGAAACCCTCATGAAGTTCAACCGTCGTATGCTACAAG GTATGCAATCACTGTGTGGTACTTCGATTCAGAAGAAAGAGCTGAAGCAAAAAGAAAATTCAGAGATCTGACAG TCAACTCACAGAAAGGTTCATCATCTTAA
- the LOC113117678 gene encoding egl nine homolog 3-like isoform X1 → MAEYQGNQAADQTSEYQTITNDPPMCTDQTSGRMELPRELRKPRSNRAKPKEHKRLNTHKLVLQYIVPCMNSYGLCIVDNFLGDRIGERVVQEVKRIHQSGNMQDGQLVSQKLNKSKAIRGDKIAWVDGTESGCQNISYLLTRMDKIITCADGKRDKFKIRGRHKAMVACYPGNGAGYVKHVDNPNADGRCVTCIYYLNKNWNAKEHGGMLRIFPEGKPYVADIEPLFDRLLLFWSDRRNPHEVQPSYATRYAITVWYFDSEERAEAKRKFRDLTVNSQKGSSS, encoded by the exons ATGGCAGAATATCAGGGAAACCAGGCTGCTGACCAGACCTCTGAATACCAAACCATTACAAATGATCCGCCCATGTGTACAGATCAAACTAGTGGACGCATGGAGCTGCCCAGAGAGCTCAGGAAGCCCCGCAGTAACCGTGCAAAACCTAAAGAACACAAAcgactgaacacacacaaactagtCTTGCAATACATCGTCCCGTGCATGAACTCTTACGGGTTGTGTATAGTTGACAATTTTCTAGGGGACAGAATCGGAGAGCGCGTTGTGCAGGAGGTGAAGCGCATTCATCAGAGTGGCAACATGCAGGATGGACAGTTAGTGAgccaaaaactaaacaaaagcaaagctaTTCGAGGGGACAAGATTGCATGGGTCGATGGCACCGAAAGCGGCTGCCAAAACATTAGCTATCTGCTGACCCGAATGGACAAGATCATCACGTGCGCCGACGGCAAACGGGACAAGTTCAAAATCAGAGGAAGACATAAG GCGATGGTGGCGTGTTATCCAGGAAATGGAGCAGGATATGTGAAACATGTAGATAACCCTAATGCAGACGGTCGCTGCGTCACCTGTATTTACTATCTGAATAAAAACTGGAATGCAAAG GAGCATGGTGGAATGCTAAGGATCTTTCCTGAAGGAAAACCTTATGTAGCCGACATTGAGCCTTTGTTTGATCGACTTCTGCTTTTCTGGTCAGATCGTAGAAACCCTCATGAAGTTCAACCGTCGTATGCTACAAG GTATGCAATCACTGTGTGGTACTTCGATTCAGAAGAAAGAGCTGAAGCAAAAAGAAAATTCAGAGATCTGACAG TCAACTCACAGAAAGGTTCATCATCTTAA